A region from the Agrococcus sp. SL85 genome encodes:
- a CDS encoding CpaF family protein, giving the protein MPRVEALSLDELEGAGAFARVPLAAVRALVASRANVLVTGAGGSGKTTLLGAMLAEAAPADRIVTIEDVAELRIRHPHVVALEARQANAEGAGEVGLERLVREALRMRPDRLVLGECRGAEVRELLAALNTGHDGGAGTLHANSLDDVPARLEALGALAGLTPAALARQAVSAIGAVLHVERDAEGRRVVAIGRLGLEGERLTVLPRESGSPVRATGSLAASPRTPAPSPPEPR; this is encoded by the coding sequence CTGCCGCGCGTCGAGGCGCTCTCGCTCGATGAGCTCGAGGGCGCGGGTGCGTTCGCGCGCGTGCCGCTCGCGGCGGTGCGGGCGCTCGTGGCGAGCCGCGCGAACGTGCTCGTCACGGGCGCGGGCGGCTCCGGCAAGACGACGCTGCTGGGCGCGATGCTCGCCGAGGCCGCGCCCGCCGACCGCATCGTCACGATCGAGGACGTCGCCGAGCTGCGCATCCGCCACCCGCACGTCGTCGCGCTCGAGGCGCGGCAGGCGAACGCCGAGGGCGCGGGCGAGGTGGGGCTCGAGCGGCTCGTGCGCGAGGCGCTGCGAATGCGTCCGGACCGGCTCGTGCTGGGGGAGTGCCGCGGCGCCGAGGTGCGCGAGCTGCTCGCGGCGCTCAACACGGGCCACGACGGCGGGGCGGGCACGCTCCACGCCAACTCGCTCGACGACGTCCCGGCTCGACTGGAGGCGCTCGGTGCCCTCGCGGGCCTGACGCCCGCTGCGCTCGCGCGGCAGGCGGTGAGCGCCATCGGGGCGGTGCTGCACGTGGAGCGCGATGCCGAGGGCAGGCGCGTGGTCGCGATCGGGCGGCTGGGGCTCGAGGGCGAGCGGTTGACCGTGCTGCCGCGGGAGTCCGGGTCGCCCGTGCGCGCGACGGGATCGCTGGCCGCGTCGCCGCGCACGCCTGCGCCGTCGCCGCCGGAGCCGCGATGA
- a CDS encoding type II secretion system F family protein: protein MSGAAQASALEGAAATVHRVAALAAGGLPLERAWVLAGSTPEAADDSAGGAVSSVLAVAEASGAPTAATLERLAGLLREQAAQRRGLEAALAGPRATARLVALLPLVGLGFGAALGLDIAAAVLGGGLGTWSMLAGALLLCAAWWWSRRIVAAAARGPSAPGLPLDLVAVALAGGGSAAAARRSAAAALEGAEIDPADWTAVDEALALAERAGVPVRGLLVAEATAARTRARLEAEARAQRAGVRLALPLGVCVLPAFTLLAIVPLVISMLRSSLAPLG, encoded by the coding sequence ATGAGCGGCGCCGCCCAGGCGTCGGCGCTCGAGGGCGCCGCGGCCACCGTGCACCGGGTGGCGGCGCTCGCGGCCGGCGGCCTGCCGCTCGAGCGCGCGTGGGTCCTCGCGGGCTCGACCCCGGAGGCCGCGGACGACTCGGCGGGCGGTGCGGTCTCCTCGGTGCTCGCGGTCGCAGAGGCATCCGGCGCCCCCACCGCGGCGACGCTGGAGCGGCTCGCCGGGCTGCTCCGCGAGCAGGCGGCGCAGCGCCGCGGGCTCGAGGCCGCGCTCGCCGGCCCGCGCGCCACCGCGCGGCTCGTCGCGCTGCTCCCGCTCGTGGGGCTCGGCTTCGGCGCGGCCCTCGGCCTCGACATCGCCGCGGCGGTGCTCGGCGGCGGTCTCGGCACGTGGTCGATGCTCGCCGGCGCGCTGCTGCTCTGCGCGGCCTGGTGGTGGTCGCGGCGCATCGTCGCGGCCGCCGCACGGGGCCCCTCGGCGCCCGGCCTGCCGCTCGACCTCGTCGCGGTGGCGCTCGCCGGCGGCGGCTCGGCGGCCGCCGCTCGGCGGAGCGCGGCAGCCGCGCTCGAGGGTGCCGAGATCGATCCGGCCGACTGGACGGCCGTCGACGAGGCGCTCGCGCTCGCCGAGCGCGCGGGCGTGCCCGTGCGCGGGCTCCTCGTGGCCGAGGCGACCGCGGCGCGCACCCGCGCGCGGCTCGAGGCGGAGGCGCGGGCGCAGCGCGCGGGTGTGCGGCTCGCGCTGCCGCTCGGGGTCTGCGTGCTCCCCGCGTTCACGCTGCTCGCGATCGTGCCGCTCGTGATCTCGATGCTGCGGTCCTCGCTCGCGCCGCTCGGCTGA
- a CDS encoding DUF4244 domain-containing protein — MRMLDRLVHEEDGAATAEYVIATMAAVGFAGLLVVILRSDEVRGILTDMVQRALTVQ, encoded by the coding sequence ATGCGGATGCTCGACAGGCTGGTGCACGAGGAGGACGGCGCGGCGACCGCCGAGTACGTCATCGCGACGATGGCGGCGGTGGGCTTCGCCGGGCTGCTGGTGGTGATCCTGCGCTCCGACGAGGTGCGCGGCATCCTCACCGACATGGTGCAGCGTGCCCTCACGGTGCAGTAG
- a CDS encoding Rv3654c family TadE-like protein has product MRLADDRGSGTVLVLGIAAAVLALALLVVGAGTASIAQARAAAAADAAALAAADALSGYATGDPCGLASRVAAASGARLDACEVTGLDVRIAASVPVGPLVASGVARAGPPR; this is encoded by the coding sequence ATGCGGCTCGCCGACGACCGCGGCTCCGGCACCGTGCTCGTGCTCGGCATCGCGGCGGCGGTCCTCGCGCTCGCCCTGCTCGTCGTCGGCGCCGGCACCGCCAGCATCGCCCAGGCGCGGGCCGCCGCTGCCGCGGACGCCGCGGCGCTCGCGGCGGCCGACGCGCTGAGCGGCTACGCGACGGGAGACCCGTGCGGCCTCGCGAGCCGCGTGGCGGCGGCGAGCGGCGCGCGTCTCGACGCCTGTGAGGTGACGGGCCTCGACGTGCGGATCGCGGCCTCCGTGCCCGTCGGGCCGCTCGTCGCGAGCGGCGTCGCGCGCGCCGGGCCGCCGCGATGA